A segment of the Brassica napus cultivar Da-Ae chromosome A3 unlocalized genomic scaffold, Da-Ae chrA03_Random_1, whole genome shotgun sequence genome:
GTCTATTCGAATCGGACATGAGATGAGTATTCGCTAGGATGATTGATATGCACAATCAATGCACAGTATTCTGTCACGGCAATGTCTTAGCTATTACAATACTCATTTCTTGCTAAATTTTAAGAATCACTTCTTTTAGATCACTAGGAATCACGATAATTGAGAATGATGACCGTCATGCTTCTGTTGGAGCGGTGGAAGATAATGAATGTTCTGCTCCTCAAACTCGCCCTGATGGTTCTGAAGAGCAACCTGCTGAGGCTCTTACTCACCCAGAGGACCAACAAAACATAGAccaacaggaagaagaagaagtgaaagaCGATAACGAGCTTGGTGAAACAGCATGTGAGTTAGAAGTTCCAAAAGAAGGCGATGGAGCTGCTGCTGATGAAGTAAGTCTTGTAGTGAATGACGAGATCGGTCAAATGCCAGCCGAGGACAAAGTCGATCATGTAGAGGGAATAGAGGATTTACAGGTGGAAGGATACCATGATGGAGGTGTAGGCGGTGAAGATGTTTGTGTTATCGAAATTACTGAAGGTGATGTTGATCACAACGCCATTCTCAATGAGACAGACTTGAAGGTTGAAGATGAGCTTCCACATGATAAGAAGACGGATGCATCAGCTGAAGTCTGCGAGATTGGTGTAGACAACCAGACTCAATGTGATATCACAATTGGCTATATTGAAAATGGACACGTAGAAGCTGGTGATTTGGCTTTGGAAAGTCTCAACGAACCAATTGTGGAAGCAAAATATGATGGGGTGAATCCAGAGACAGAGCCTGATAACAACTACGAACCGCATAATGATGTGTTTAATGAGGAGGCTACTAATATGCAAAGTGCACCAGATGAAGATCCTACTTCTCGCGATGGTTTTATGAGAGATAACGACGTAAGTTTTGTTTCATTGTGGTTTCATATCCTTATTCAAGTAAAGACATGCCTCTTAAGTTCTTCTTGTGTTATTCTCTTATGCTTTAGGAAATGGATACAATGGAAGTGGCACATGACACAGGTTCTAAACCTTTTACGAATTTTAATTGTACAAATTATCTGTACGTTCTCAGTTTAAGCAATGGGACTAATACTTGGTCATCATAGCATGATTTAGATTTGTGAGATGCTGTTATATCCATGATGTCTCAGTGGTTCTACTTATAATTGATTTCACTCTGTGTTTTCAGGATTTTTGAAtgtggatgatgatgaagatcatGAAGAAGACGATGGTATGCAAGAAGGTGATGAAACTCGTCTTCTAGAGAACAGTGGTTGGTCTTCTCGTACCAGGTCCGTACAGAATCATTTTTTTGCACAGACTATCATGTAAGAAACATGATGAGCCTGAAACACTGAAGACTATTATTCTCTTTTATTATAGGGCTGTGGCGAAGTATCTCCAGACAATATTTGATAAAGAAGCTGAGAATGGGAAGAGTGTTGTTGTAGCGGACAAACTTTTAGCTGGGAAAACCCGTAAAGAAGCATCGAGAATGTTTTTTGAAACCCTGGTATGTTCATAATACGaccctaaacaaaaaaaaaaaaagctctgaTCTTTCTCTCGAGAAAACAAACTTGACCAGTAATTGATAAATACACATAGAATCTTACATGTTTTGGTTTTATGCTGCAACTCCAGATTAATTTGTCTGTTTTCCTACTGGATTGTTAGGATGTTTAGGTGTAAGCATGTCTAAGTTAGGTGTGTACTCTCGGCTTTAGTGCATCAATCACAACTTGTCTTTTTAAGACGGAAGAACAAGTTTGGTCTTCATAAACTTGATCATCTTGTTGAATCTGTCTTTTATTATTTGCCAATGTTGCAGGTTTTGAAAACAAGAGATTATATCCAAGTTGAACAAGCTAAGCCATATGAAAGCATCACCATAAAACCGCGACCAAGACTCACCAAATCCATCTTCTAGACGGAGAGGAGTCTTATAGTTGCAGATAGGTAGAGTTTGGTCCAGCCAGAAAATATCATCCTAAATGATTTTCATTCTCTGAAGTTATATACATTTTCCCTTTTACAAGGCAATGTAGTAGCGATAATAGTGTCAGTGGTGTTGTAGCTAACCATCCAAGTAGCTGGAGGTCATTTATTTTAcccttatatatataacttgtatgtatgtatatattggTGCCACCATGATCATCACCAGTTTATATTTGAGAGATGCTAATTTTATTTTCTCCCGTCTGTCATATTGAACTTGAGAATGTCGAGGAACCCATTTTTTTACTgaatattaataatttcatattaatattattggaaTCAAACAGAAGGTATAAATGATTggaagtaaataaaatgataatatcTATAATCCTTTTATTCCACAAACAAAAGTAAAGCTGAGATCCACCTTTTTCAAATTTTGGTGTAATGTAAAATTAATCTTTCTCCTACCGAAAAAACATTTCTTGACAACAATTTGCTACAATCAAAATTGAAAACTCAGACGTAAACCATCAAAATGGATACACAgaatacagagagagagagctatGAAAGTTCACTGAGACTGAAGAACAGTAAGGTAATAAGGATAGCCTTGGCATGTCCCTGATGATGCATCTTCACGCCCGGAAAGCTCCCAGGTAAGTTTATACGAAGAGAGATTGTAGATACCTGGAGCGAAAACCGATATCTGCAGCGGGATCTCCGTTGTTGACAATGGCTGGATTTCGACCTTTGTGGAACTTAAACCTGACCATATGAAAGGAGGTGAGCTTTCCATGGACGATGGAGGTTTCCCTGAACGGCTCCCCATGACATCTGAAGTCAGTTTCATTTCCTCTGTTATATCTGGCACGTAGCGCCACCCGGATTGGTTTCCAGCGGAAGGAGTTGGTGTTGCTACGTCTTGTACGGAATCAATGGTGTTGAAGCTCACAGATGATATTCCATCAGATGTGTTTCTGATTACTAATTTTAGTTGAATTTCACACAAGGAGGTCGAGAAGTCGTGGTATATGGCTTGGGGACCGTCTAGGGACCACGATAGCGGGTTTGAGCTCCTGATTCTGTAATCGAATGATTACACGTTAGTTAAAAATAGGTTTCAAAGCTGAAGAAAATATACTGTTACGTGAATACTCTTTACCTATTGTGACATGAATGGTGAGACAGAATCTTTGGTATATCTGCCACTCCTGATGAATTGCTGGATTTTGCTGGGTGAGAGATTAGAATGAAGTCAACGGTATTGGTACTTAACTGTTTCAATCATACAAACACGAGTTCATTATGGTTTCTGATGATAGAAAGTTACCAGTGATGATGCTATGTTTAAGAGAAAATGAATGTTCCCTTGAAAAAACATCTCTACCgcataagatatatatatgtccCTGAAAGAGGATTTCGCTTACCTGATCTGAGGTTTCTTGACATGACCTTTCACTTTCATGGAAGCTTGCTAAAGGTGAGTTAACGATATCAAAAAGTTTTTCGTCGTCATCCTGAGCAAACAGTTTTACGTCGGTTTGGCTGGGAGGAATGGACATGGTTTTCTCTTCTTCAGTCGCTGATCTTCTGTTATCCtgaaatttaaacaatattctAATTTCAGACATGGAAAAGAGAAAGACCAACTAGCTACTAAATGAACATTTTAAGCTAATAGCGACCTTAATCATGAAGTGACATGATAAAGCTTGCCCGGGAAGCAGAGACTTGGAAGGTAAGATTGTATCAACACGCTCAAGTAAGGAGATACCCCACCGACACCCAACTGTTGACAACTGATGAATTTGGAAAGAATCTGAATTCGCACGGTTCAGTATATCCATACGCACAAGACATTCTTGCAACTTTGATGGAGAGGGAGTGATTTCGAACGAGGTCTCTAGAGATGGCAAAACCTATATAAAAATGTACGATATAGAAATGGTTCAGATTGGTTGGTCAATGCAAATATTGCCTATAACATAATGAAGGTAGAAACAACCAGCCTAGAGATTCATCACCTTTAAATTATAATGCATCCTTAGGGTGCGatacttcatgatgcttgataCATTTTCCATCTCATAGTATATTGTGAAATACAAAGATATCGTTCCTGGGATGGCAGCTCGAAGCCAGAGAGGCCACCTCAAAGATTTATCTCCTTGCAGTGACACATCCTGAAAAAGAGCAACATTCAGAACCATGTTAGAATAACCTGACATGCACATTTACCTGGAGGCTTGAATAAAAAGGTTAGCCACGGACCTTTGGAAATGAAAATACACTACTTGTTTCACTCTTCACAAAATTTTGTTCATGGCCCTTCTTTAAGCAATCTGGAAACTCCGTTGTCACCTCTTCTTCATGATTTCCAGGATTTACAAATCTTGGATGGCTAATCTTCATTTTAAGATTCTACAAGGACAGACAGACTTTTAAAGCTCAAAAATAATCCAGAGAATAGCTTAGTGCATCACAATATTCGGTAATCAAGCAAGAATAAGTAGATAAGCCAGACAATGACAAACTAAATTAATACACAATaacagaacaaaaataaattttactggCTAAACGGTAGAGAATATGAATGATAAGGGTTGATCATAAACGAAAACTACCTTTATCGGGAATTCCGACTTGTTTTTTAACTCTAAAACAAGATAACGTAGATCTCCAGCATACAATTTCTCAGGCAGATGATCAATTGAACCCAAAAGCCTGGGTAGACTCTGCACAGTCAAAATTTCATTATGTTAGACGTCGTAGCAAATCTTACAAAATTAAACCGTAGAGGAAAAGTTTGCACCTTGATGACCAAAAATTTCAAGGCATCAGTGGGAGTAAGTTTGTTTTTCCGTCTTCCCTTGTTAGTTTTTGCCTTTCCAGGGGCAGATTGGAAGTAATGCACACCTACAACAGAACCAGACAACCTCCACCTTACACCGACAATTTTGAGGATACCTTCTTCACTGGGGGTAACCGTGAGTCTCACCTAGAAGAAAAAAGTTATGACAATAAGTCAAACGTAAACAGCAGCTGATAAAACCATCAGAGATTCACCAAAGGATACAGTAAGCAAACGGAAGATATAATAGTCAGAAGTTAAAAAGGACCAAGGCAATTCAAAACTGTGACTACAATCAAGGTTAGTAGCAATGAGGTAAAGCCAGCAATCACAAgtgaaacatcaaaaaaaattaaacgtgTTTCTCTATATATACACAAGAAGATGAATAATGTCAGATATAGAAagagtaaaaatattaaaacgtgTCAATCGATCTATGTTTTCAGTTTAGCAGACTCACCAGTTTTTTCTCGCCTCCGCCTAATGTTAAGTCCACTTCAGACAAAGTGAAAGAAGAAAAACCAGATGTTGTACCCCTGTAGTATTGTTGGTAAAGACGTTGCAGCTTAATCATTCAATTGTAGATCAACAAAGTTAAAAGAAACCTGAATGAAGAGATTAGCTGCTTACTGATTATGTTCTGCGGAACTCTCGGTCCCCAAGCTTATGCTACTTGGGTGTTTATCAACTTTACAAAGTCCAAACGTTTGAAATAAGTTTCACATCTATAAACCGAAGGACGTAGAACAATTCCAAAGTGAACATCAATATTATAAACAGCTTACCTTTTAGGTCATCAGAATTTGAGGTAAGTTCACAGATGAGAGATACGCTTGTTATAGAAGTAGAGATTAGCAAGGGATTCCTAAACTCCAGATCCACTTTCACTGACTCTGATAACAAAGAAGTACAAGTAAAAATCCACAATTACAAACATTTTCAAACATACTACAGCAGAATATCATGTCCTCCTCAACAATATGGCCTGAATTTATTGACAAACTAAGAAATCCCTCTTCCTTGGCAGAGGCACAACTGATAACATTTACAGATGCTATGATATGACTAATGAGGAAATCTTATACTCCGTGCAGAATTATCACAGCTGGGCGTtccaaaaatatacattttttcaaCATCAAAGCATGTCTAGATCAAATTGAAATGTCCTCCTGCTGGTACGATAAGGTAGACCAGATTTTGCGTATTAGTGTGCATAAGTTAAGTGCAGGATAATGAAGAAGCTCCATGATTCAGGTAAACATCGAATGCAGCTAACAACATTAATGAAAAAGATGTAAATTCACCTCCAGCCACACAAACATTGGATTCCTTGTATTTCTTTGGTAGTAGCTTTGACTGTAATTCCAGCCAGTTTGACTTGCCAGAATTTAATGATGGAATGATATCATCCTCCAGTGACTGCCAGATGCTCTCTTGTACAAGAACCTGACCATGACACGtaaataatattagtaaacaaCAGATGCAAATTCACcaataatgaaaaagaaaaaattcagGGATgcacaaatattatttatttgcaaGTATTATTTgcattaatccaaaaaaaattaaccagaAATACTGATATCAGTTATGCTGTTCATAATGAAGTAAAAAGGCAAAACATCCGAGGAAGATTATGATGGGTACCAATATGTACATTCTTCCAAAGAGTGAGTATGCAACTTACAGAAGCTTGAGATGCATAAGTGCGATggtcttcatatataacttgaaGAGACGACATATTAATAAATGGTAGTTGAAGTCCCACCACCTCGTGCTTCATTCCAGTTTTCTTCAGAATGACAAAAAGTAAGAAGTTATTTTGTATagtcaaagaacaaagagtagAGACCAGGGGTAACTATTGGAAGCACTCTATTATTCTCTGTGCAGCTTCAGTAAAGCGTATAAAACAGCAGGTATAAGCT
Coding sequences within it:
- the LOC125594091 gene encoding sister chromatid cohesion 1 protein 4-like produces the protein MLQRQALEDGLLKEPIFTGMSVELVSLHNEPFDLRGITIIENDDRHASVGAVEDNECSAPQTRPDGSEEQPAEALTHPEDQQNIDQQEEEEVKDDNELGETACELEVPKEGDGAAADEVSLVVNDEIGQMPAEDKVDHVEGIEDLQVEGYHDGGVGGEDVCVIEITEGDVDHNAILNETDLKVEDELPHDKKTDASAEVCEIGVDNQTQCDITIGYIENGHVEAGDLALESLNEPIVEAKYDGVNPETEPDNNYEPHNDVFNEEATNMQSAPDEDPTSRDGFMRDNDEMDTMEVAHDTGFLNVDDDEDHEEDDGMQEGDETRLLENSGWSSRTRAVAKYLQTIFDKEAENGKSVVVADKLLAGKTRKEASRMFFETLVLKTRDYIQVEQAKPYESITIKPRPRLTKSIF
- the LOC106432983 gene encoding trafficking protein particle complex subunit 8-like isoform X1 yields the protein MVEPVNSSLGKMLLEEISPVVMVLCTPLVEETFLKNGLSFVETLKPFCNFSNIDVPVRTSGDQLYRLKKFTLRLFNASDIKQPNVEVAKQRLEHVITEAGEKVFDDLKSDPPQITDILSNPESEIAPTWFQYYNKELIRTLSFSDHEAFDHPVACLLVVSSKDDQPVNKFVDLFNTNRLPSLLNDGVMDPKILKHYLLVHDNQDATTERTSKVLSEMRSTFGNNECNLLCTNSSKEGNVEHQANPWASFKSSVSADKLGCALTGDDIVEIKDLMQEFASRHIIPYMEQKVRDLNQQISATRKGLRNQIKNLWWRKGKDDVPDSTKGSMYTFSSTESQIRILGDYAFMLHDYELALSSYRLISTDYKLDKAWKHYAGVQEMMGLAYFISDQSKKEAEYCMENAFSTYLKLGRSGFQNATRCGLWWAEMLKAGDQYKEAASAYFRICGEEPLHAAVMLEQASYCFVLTKPAMLNKYGFHLVLSGDHYKNCDQVSHAIRTYRSAISVYESTTWSHIKDHVHFHIGRWYALVGMHDVAVRNMLKVLDCGNQSKATQEIFLRDFFEIVKKTGMKHEVVGLQLPFINMSSLQVIYEDHRTYASQASVLVQESIWQSLEDDIIPSLNSGKSNWLELQSKLLPKKYKESNVCVAGESVKVDLEFRNPLLISTSITSVSLICELTSNSDDLKVDKHPSSISLGTESSAEHNQGTTSGFSSFTLSEVDLTLGGGEKKLVRLTVTPSEEGILKIVGVRWRLSGSVVGVHYFQSAPGKAKTNKGRRKNKLTPTDALKFLVIKSLPRLLGSIDHLPEKLYAGDLRYLVLELKNKSEFPIKNLKMKISHPRFVNPGNHEEEVTTEFPDCLKKGHEQNFVKSETSSVFSFPKDVSLQGDKSLRWPLWLRAAIPGTISLYFTIYYEMENVSSIMKYRTLRMHYNLKVLPSLETSFEITPSPSKLQECLVRMDILNRANSDSFQIHQLSTVGCRWGISLLERVDTILPSKSLLPGQALSCHFMIKDNRRSATEEEKTMSIPPSQTDVKLFAQDDDEKLFDIVNSPLASFHESERSCQETSDQLSTNTVDFILISHPAKSSNSSGVADIPKILSHHSCHNRIRSSNPLSWSLDGPQAIYHDFSTSLCEIQLKLVIRNTSDGISSVSFNTIDSVQDVATPTPSAGNQSGWRYVPDITEEMKLTSDVMGSRSGKPPSSMESSPPFIWSGLSSTKVEIQPLSTTEIPLQISVFAPGIYNLSSYKLTWELSGREDASSGTCQGYPYYLTVLQSQ
- the LOC106432983 gene encoding trafficking protein particle complex subunit 8-like isoform X2; the encoded protein is MSATYFALIHLKRGTWNIRLIHGLHFVSADKLGCALTGDDIVEIKDLMQEFASRHIIPYMEQKVRDLNQQISATRKGLRNQIKNLWWRKGKDDVPDSTKGSMYTFSSTESQIRILGDYAFMLHDYELALSSYRLISTDYKLDKAWKHYAGVQEMMGLAYFISDQSKKEAEYCMENAFSTYLKLGRSGFQNATRCGLWWAEMLKAGDQYKEAASAYFRICGEEPLHAAVMLEQASYCFVLTKPAMLNKYGFHLVLSGDHYKNCDQVSHAIRTYRSAISVYESTTWSHIKDHVHFHIGRWYALVGMHDVAVRNMLKVLDCGNQSKATQEIFLRDFFEIVKKTGMKHEVVGLQLPFINMSSLQVIYEDHRTYASQASVLVQESIWQSLEDDIIPSLNSGKSNWLELQSKLLPKKYKESNVCVAGESVKVDLEFRNPLLISTSITSVSLICELTSNSDDLKVDKHPSSISLGTESSAEHNQGTTSGFSSFTLSEVDLTLGGGEKKLVRLTVTPSEEGILKIVGVRWRLSGSVVGVHYFQSAPGKAKTNKGRRKNKLTPTDALKFLVIKSLPRLLGSIDHLPEKLYAGDLRYLVLELKNKSEFPIKNLKMKISHPRFVNPGNHEEEVTTEFPDCLKKGHEQNFVKSETSSVFSFPKDVSLQGDKSLRWPLWLRAAIPGTISLYFTIYYEMENVSSIMKYRTLRMHYNLKVLPSLETSFEITPSPSKLQECLVRMDILNRANSDSFQIHQLSTVGCRWGISLLERVDTILPSKSLLPGQALSCHFMIKDNRRSATEEEKTMSIPPSQTDVKLFAQDDDEKLFDIVNSPLASFHESERSCQETSDQLSTNTVDFILISHPAKSSNSSGVADIPKILSHHSCHNRIRSSNPLSWSLDGPQAIYHDFSTSLCEIQLKLVIRNTSDGISSVSFNTIDSVQDVATPTPSAGNQSGWRYVPDITEEMKLTSDVMGSRSGKPPSSMESSPPFIWSGLSSTKVEIQPLSTTEIPLQISVFAPGIYNLSSYKLTWELSGREDASSGTCQGYPYYLTVLQSQ